One region of Cyanobium sp. M30B3 genomic DNA includes:
- a CDS encoding type II toxin-antitoxin system VapC family toxin yields the protein MSVQPAVVDSSGWIEVFTDGPKAGPFLDVLDAESTLVVPAISILEVFQWVLREHNEVQAIQAVAAMQRGQVVNLDSSLAIAAAQLSHNLRLPMADSIILATARFHQARLYTMDGDFEGLSDVELIARSG from the coding sequence GTGAGTGTCCAGCCAGCCGTTGTCGACTCCTCGGGCTGGATTGAGGTGTTCACCGATGGCCCCAAGGCGGGGCCATTTCTCGATGTTCTGGATGCCGAATCCACCTTGGTCGTGCCCGCGATCAGCATCCTGGAGGTGTTCCAGTGGGTGTTGCGGGAGCACAACGAAGTCCAGGCCATCCAAGCGGTGGCAGCCATGCAGAGAGGCCAGGTTGTGAATCTGGACAGCAGCCTGGCCATCGCCGCTGCCCAGCTCAGCCACAACCTGCGTCTGCCAATGGCTGACAGCATCATCCTCGCCACAGCCCGTTTCCATCAGGCCCGCCTCTACACCATGGACGGCGATTTTGAGGGCCTCTCTGATGTTGAGCTCATCGCCAGATCCGGCTGA
- a CDS encoding AbrB/MazE/SpoVT family DNA-binding domain-containing protein produces the protein MDLTTVSPKYQVVIPKRVREQFGLRPGQQLQVISLPGRIELVPSQPPSALRGFLSGENTFEREVDRL, from the coding sequence ATGGATCTCACAACCGTCTCCCCCAAGTATCAGGTCGTGATCCCCAAGCGGGTGCGCGAGCAATTCGGCCTCCGGCCAGGCCAGCAGTTGCAGGTGATCTCCCTGCCCGGCAGGATTGAACTGGTGCCCAGCCAGCCGCCGTCAGCGCTGCGAGGCTTTCTCTCTGGGGAGAACACTTTCGAGCGGGAGGTGGATCGCCTGTGA
- a CDS encoding WcaF family extracellular polysaccharide biosynthesis acetyltransferase: MPLIQQLDRYRTPPHWHPGAPWLVLTLWFCLGAPLLSARWLPGSAWRVGLLRVFGARIGPGCRLKPGLRVKFPWRLQLGQSCWLAEDAWLDNLAPITLGDRVCVSQGAYLCTGNHDFRSPGFDLRLGPIAIGSDAWIAARAVLAPGTRIGPGAVVALAAVVRGEVPAGAIVRGNPALVVGQR, from the coding sequence CTGCCGTTGATCCAGCAGCTCGATCGCTACCGCACCCCGCCCCACTGGCATCCCGGTGCCCCCTGGCTGGTGCTCACCCTGTGGTTCTGCCTCGGTGCCCCCCTGCTGAGCGCCCGCTGGCTGCCCGGTTCCGCCTGGCGGGTGGGGCTGCTGCGCGTCTTCGGCGCCCGCATCGGCCCCGGTTGCCGCCTCAAGCCCGGCCTGCGCGTGAAATTCCCCTGGCGCCTGCAGCTGGGCCAATCCTGCTGGCTGGCGGAGGACGCCTGGCTCGACAACCTCGCCCCCATCACCCTGGGCGATCGCGTCTGCGTCTCCCAGGGCGCCTACCTCTGCACCGGCAACCACGACTTCCGCTCCCCCGGCTTTGATCTGCGCCTGGGTCCGATTGCCATCGGCTCCGACGCCTGGATCGCCGCCCGCGCCGTGCTCGCCCCCGGCACCCGCATCGGCCCCGGCGCCGTGGTGGCCCTCGCCGCCGTGGTGCGTGGGGAGGTGCCCGCCGGCGCCATCGTGCGCGGCAACCCGGCGCTGGTGGTGGGGCAGCGGTGA
- a CDS encoding nucleotidyltransferase domain-containing protein, which yields MPVRSLTQSVLRWPRPEQVLQEVRAWAEQQRSARPSLSRVGVFGSYGRGDASVGSDLDLLLVDAGAAGPQHQRLRHWPLERLPLSCDALVFTPEELRALLAADSRMARALQSDLRWLD from the coding sequence ATGCCCGTGCGCTCCTTGACGCAATCCGTGCTGCGCTGGCCTCGGCCTGAGCAGGTGCTGCAGGAGGTTCGGGCCTGGGCCGAGCAACAGCGCAGCGCCCGGCCGAGCCTCAGTCGCGTGGGTGTGTTCGGCAGTTACGGACGGGGTGACGCCTCGGTGGGCAGCGATCTCGATCTGCTGCTCGTCGACGCAGGCGCCGCTGGCCCCCAGCATCAGCGCCTGCGTCACTGGCCGCTGGAGCGCCTGCCCCTGAGCTGTGATGCCCTTGTGTTCACTCCCGAGGAACTGCGTGCCCTCCTCGCTGCTGACAGTCGCATGGCCCGTGCGCTGCAGAGCGATCTGCGCTGGCTCGACTGA